GTGTGAGGGGAGCACCATCATATCTTGGGAGAAAATGAGATCACTGTTCAACATGTGCCTTTTGACGTGAAATCATGGGAGCTAGTCCTCCATGACTTCTAGCTCAGAAATTCCATCAGGGAGTCGTGCAGGAGAGGAGGTTATGAGGTATGCAGGACACAGCATAAATAAGGAGAGATCCCCCCACCAGACCCAGAGTTCTCCCTGCACTTTGTGTTTTCTGCTGAGTCCGTGGTGTCTATGATGTAGCCCTTACGCCATTCTACTGTGATGGGACTCCGGAGGCTGGGGTGCCCCACATGGCAAGTGTAGATATCGCCACGCAGTGGTATTATTTCTAGCATCACGAGGATCTGGTAGGTCCAGTCCCCATTCTGAATAAGAGGTGTAAACACAACTCAGGCTGTCTACTCCTGTCCATTCCGGAACCATCTGACTTTAACTTGGCGAGGGTAGAAATTTGTCACCGAACAGACCAGCAGATTATGGTGGTTTAGAGCCTCTGTCCTGGCTGGGGAGACAGTCACTATAGGCTCCACTAGGAGGGAAAAGAGACAAAATTAGACAGTAAGGCAGCAAAGCGCCTGAAACCTCTCCTTTGATTCTAAAGTAGAGAAGATCACAGGTATTAAATAGTCGTCTGTTGGACTCCTAGCTCTGGGTTTAATTAGCTAATTGGTTAGCCCACTTTTCAGGAAAAGAATATCTTTATTTCGTGCTCACTGGTTTCTTGAACAAGATAATTTATGCGAAAGCTCTTTGTAACACAGACTGGATAtctctggttttggttttggggaTTTTGGGGGGGTtccattttttaatagaagtatagtcagcttacaatattgtatcaatttctagtgtacagcatgatgtttcagtcatatgtatacacacatatattccttttcatattctttttccttataggtcaCTGtgagatatcaaatatagtttcctgcactatacagtagaaacttgttgtttattttatatatagcagttagtatctgcaaatcttgaactcctgatttatcccttcccacccacctttcccctctggtaaacttaaatttgatttctatgtctgtgattctgtttctgttttgaaaataagttcatttgtgtcttttttttttagattccacatatgagtgatatcatatgatatctctgtctgacttacttcacttagaatgacaatctccaggtccatccatgttgctgcaaatggcattattttattcttttttatgactgagtagtattccattgtataaatataccacaacttatttcTGACtggataacttttaaaatatgcatatttacatattcgtgtgtgtatacacacgtgCAAAGTGTGCTATGCACACAGTTGGGGGACCAGTTCAAGCTCCACCCCCCTGCCTCAGTTATGCTTACAGAAGCATTGCTCTTAAGGATGGAACTAAAAGGGTGAGAGaacttaatagaaaaagaaagagaaggtggAGAAAAGGAGAGCATTTCAAGGAGAAAGAACCACTTCTGCAAGAGGAAGAACTAAGGAGTCAAACAAGAATTAGATGTCATAGAACGTTATGGAGTCCATGTGGTGTGAGGGACTCAGAAGCCCCGCCACATATGATAAATCTTGCGACCTGTGAAAGATTGACTTTCAGAGCGCCGAGGATGCCAGCGGCTGCCCCCAGTGCAGGGTTTGTCCTGCTTAGATTTCCACATCCTCCCATCTCTGTCCAGCCAGGTGCTCCAACGTTTTTTCCCTGGGAACTTGAAACCCCTTCCAGTCCCACCAAGATCCTAGAAAACCACAGAAGATCCCTTTCTTGGGGCCTTCCCAGTAGGATCCAGGTGAAGTCCATCCCGCCCATCCCAAACTCACCTCTCCGCTGACCGGTGAAGCCAGAAGTCCCCTGGTAGTCGTGCCTGCACAGCGTGTCCACGTGGGCCCGAAACACCGCCAGGAAGTCCTTCTGGCTGTTCCAAATCTTAGCCCACTACCGCCCTAGCTCTGATACAGCCACAAACTCGTCCAGGTCGCTGTCAAAGTGCAGGATCTCTTCCTTGTTGTAGATTTGTCTGACCACCAGCTTCACGTGCTCCGTCCCATTGGTGAAGTAGCACATGCTTTTAAACTGGTACACAAAGTTCTCTGCGAGAGAGCCCAGCGGCAATAGATTTAGTTCAgccttgcattcccaccaaccaaATGCTTAGTGAGGGGAGGcatgaaaaagggaaggaaaacacCAGTGCAGCTAAGTGACTGAATAAAATCTGCTCTCAGCCCTCAGAACTGTATCCCCAGGAAGGATTTAGGGAATTTCACTGTCTCAAATCCTGCAGTGAACATTAAAGAAAATCGAAtgtaaagcaagaaaaataatggAACGATGGTTGGTAACGAAGGAATAAAACTGTCAGTATTTGCATATGATAAATCTGTGAATGAAGAAAATCCAAAATTATCTACTGCTAAAGGAATTTAAAGCAATAGAGAGTTCAAAAAGTAACTGGAATAAAGATTCACTTTCAAACATTCTGTAGACAAGAAACAAattctaaatacattttaattatacCATTATTGACAGCATGAAAAATTATGAGTCTC
This genomic window from Camelus bactrianus isolate YW-2024 breed Bactrian camel chromosome 20, ASM4877302v1, whole genome shotgun sequence contains:
- the LOC105064274 gene encoding LOW QUALITY PROTEIN: boLa class II histocompatibility antigen, DQB*0101 beta chain (The sequence of the model RefSeq protein was modified relative to this genomic sequence to represent the inferred CDS: substituted 3 bases at 3 genomic stop codons) → MLLLNRSCFQGGRMRVTISRNPWTAAGIVMVVFMVLRTSMAHGRGAPKNFVYQFKSMCYFTNGTEHVKLVVRQIYNKEEILHFDSDLDEFVAVSELGRXWAKIWNSQKDFLAVFRAHVDTLCRHDYQGTSGFTGQRRVEPIVTVSPARTEALNHHNLLVCSVTNFYPRQVKVRWFRNGQEXTAXVVFTPLIQNGDWTYQILVMLEIIPLRGDIYTCHVGHPSLRSPITVEWRAQSESAQSQLLSGVGGFVLGLLFLGFGLIDHFWNKKGKAPWEKTGKAGAGLRHSVVNFPT